From the genome of Aspergillus fumigatus Af293 chromosome 1, whole genome shotgun sequence, one region includes:
- a CDS encoding putative MFS monocarboxylate transporter, with the protein MSVRQVPKQRRTLIEFSAFKEVPCMLFCVAMFFGYIGFFNPIFYIEAFAIQKHAMGETLAFHLISILNATSVPGRIVPGILGLRFGPLNILLGSAIISGILSLCWIAIYNAGPLIVLAVLYGFSGAFVSLLAVALTTLNLNLQTLRTRMGMCSLLCGFGSLCRAPVAGAVLDNTRSYLGVQLYSGLTIGTTGVLLFFANHLKRRTN; encoded by the coding sequence ATGAGCGTTCGTCAAGTTCCAAAGCAAAGACGCACTTTGATCGAGTTTTCAGCGTTCAAGGAGGTCCCGTGTATGCTGTTCTGCGTAGCGATGTTCTTTGGTTATATTGGATTCTTCAACCCCATTTTCTACATCGAAGCGTTTGCTATCCAAAAGCATGCAATGGGAGAGACGCTTGCATTCCACCTTATCTCGATCCTAAATGCCACCTCAGTCCCAGGTCGGATTGTTCCTGGCATTCTTGGCTTGCGCTTTGGTCCATTAAATATCCTTCTAGGCAGTGCAATCATTAGCGGCATCCTTTCACTCTGCTGGATAGCCATCTACAACGCGGGGCCCCTAATAGTGTTAGCTGTCTTGTACGGCTTCTCCGGCGCTTTCGTCTCACTCCTGGCGGTAGCATTGACGACCTTGAACCTGAATCTCCAGACACTTAGAACTCGAATGGGAATGTGCTCACTGTTGTGTGGTTTTGGATCTCTCTGCCGTGCGCCTGTTGCCGGCGCTGTCCTTGACAATACGCGATCGTATCTAGGGGTTCAACTATACTCGGGGCTCACCATCGGTACGACAGGTGTTCTCCTCTTTTTCGCCAATCATCtaaaaagaagaacaaattAG